One window of Dyadobacter sandarakinus genomic DNA carries:
- a CDS encoding RluA family pseudouridine synthase: MSQDTAEILPEEDDLYEHYRIVADKGQGLIRLDKFLNLHVANASRTKIQNGIDAEAVKVNGQATKASYKVKPLDVITLSLPEPPRDTEIIPEDIPLDIIYEDDVLLVVNKPAGMVVHPAYGNWTGTLINALVYHFQHLPTGRNGEGRPGLVHRIDKDTSGLLVIAKTEFAMSFLAGQFADHSIERTYNAIIWGEPKEPKGTITGHVGRSVRDRKVMDVYLDGTHGKHAVTHYEVLRQLRYVSLVKCNLETGRTHQIRIHMKHLGHPIFNDPVYGGDKVLRGNSVGSYKAMVESCFKLLPGQALHARSLGFIHPATRKWIQFDSELPVGFQEILSKWETFVNP, translated from the coding sequence ATGTCGCAGGATACTGCTGAAATACTTCCGGAAGAAGACGATCTGTACGAGCATTACCGCATTGTTGCCGATAAAGGCCAGGGATTGATCCGGCTCGACAAGTTCCTGAACCTGCATGTAGCCAATGCATCGCGGACAAAAATACAAAACGGAATTGACGCAGAAGCTGTGAAGGTGAATGGGCAGGCTACCAAAGCCAGCTACAAGGTAAAGCCCCTCGATGTAATTACGCTTTCACTGCCCGAGCCGCCTAGGGACACTGAAATTATTCCGGAGGACATTCCTTTGGACATTATTTATGAGGATGACGTGTTGCTGGTGGTTAATAAGCCAGCCGGAATGGTGGTACACCCCGCTTATGGTAACTGGACCGGCACGCTGATCAATGCATTGGTGTACCACTTTCAGCATTTACCTACCGGACGGAATGGTGAAGGCCGGCCCGGCCTTGTACACCGGATTGATAAGGATACATCCGGACTCCTCGTGATTGCAAAAACCGAATTTGCCATGTCGTTCCTGGCAGGCCAGTTTGCCGATCACAGTATTGAGCGCACTTACAATGCCATTATCTGGGGAGAGCCCAAGGAACCCAAAGGAACCATTACCGGTCACGTAGGCCGGAGTGTGCGTGATCGCAAGGTCATGGACGTATACCTTGACGGTACCCATGGTAAGCATGCGGTAACCCACTATGAGGTTCTGCGCCAGCTCAGGTATGTTTCTTTGGTAAAATGCAACCTTGAAACCGGCCGTACACACCAGATCAGGATACATATGAAGCACCTGGGACATCCGATTTTCAATGATCCTGTTTATGGGGGCGACAAGGTACTCCGGGGGAATTCGGTAGGAAGTTACAAGGCCATGGTAGAAAGTTGCTTTAAGCTGCTGCCCGGACAGGCACTGCATGCACGCTCACTCGGCTTTATACATCCTGCAACCCGGAAATGGATTCAGTTTGACTCCGAGCTGCCGGTAGGCTTTCAGGAGATCCTCAGCAAGTGGGAAACCTTTGTAAACCCCTGA
- a CDS encoding GNAT family N-acetyltransferase — translation MTVITRQGTLEDIPAIFELVKELAIYERALNQVSNTPEKMARDYKDKLYDFFVAEHDSKIVGLCLYYFRYSTWKGKRLYMEDIIVTESMRGNGIGKILFDATVAAAKQTGCTGMLWQVLDWNTSAVGFYRKYGTNFDNEWINCSLDF, via the coding sequence ATGACTGTAATAACCCGCCAGGGAACCCTTGAAGATATACCCGCTATTTTTGAGCTTGTAAAGGAGCTTGCCATTTATGAGCGTGCGCTCAATCAGGTATCAAATACGCCCGAGAAAATGGCGCGGGATTACAAAGATAAACTTTACGATTTTTTTGTGGCGGAACACGATTCCAAAATTGTCGGACTGTGCCTCTACTATTTCCGGTACTCAACCTGGAAAGGGAAACGCCTGTATATGGAAGATATTATCGTAACGGAATCCATGCGGGGAAACGGGATCGGCAAAATCCTTTTTGATGCAACAGTTGCCGCTGCCAAGCAAACCGGCTGTACCGGCATGCTTTGGCAGGTGCTCGACTGGAACACTTCTGCAGTAGGCTTCTACCGCAAGTACGGCACCAATTTCGATAACGAATGGATCAACTGCAGTCTCGATTTCTGA
- a CDS encoding OmpA family protein: MKRKNLYVALLCLSLLSSSTFAQNRSYEGPNKMNTWSITGYGGITKFFGDLSQYNGFKRGDNEVLTGGWGLSVNKQLSPIFGIQLVGYNGRLQGSKDGHVSSLSGNVYNATFNSPSFVQVTLDGTANLSRLLFGYKKMRRWKVDAHLGGGIIYYHTDVDYTNVTRGLTGSFSTNSDASSKTAGEWERNGSTYTREWVVPTGLTVHYELSSRFDLGIDYTHNFVNTEKMDATVGGLSDYTTQQGIWTFAKGESKNDAYGMLNLALTYKLGKNAVRAKGGKYDAAAGRYHLRWTNPQSLIPVPYNPTMNDADSIAKANMPKPVDPRLYTDSDGDSVADLFDKEPNTPAGSVVSGGGVAMDLDKIIRDAIKNNLPKDECEALFSNIEFDTDKAIIRNPSKETLSKVVELLNMRTNCRIVLVGHTDARASDNYNVGLSRRRVDAAKRFIIRAGLQDPSRILTEYYGEYRPIAENTTVEGLQSNRRVEIKILPMNTIRSTYPAGFRR; this comes from the coding sequence ATGAAGAGAAAGAATCTTTACGTTGCTTTACTTTGTTTGTCCCTGCTGAGTTCAAGTACGTTTGCCCAAAACAGATCGTACGAAGGACCCAATAAAATGAATACCTGGTCCATCACAGGTTATGGGGGTATAACAAAATTCTTCGGAGATTTATCGCAATACAACGGCTTCAAACGCGGAGACAATGAAGTGCTTACCGGCGGATGGGGTCTTTCGGTCAACAAGCAGCTTTCACCGATTTTTGGAATTCAGCTTGTTGGTTACAATGGTCGTCTGCAGGGTTCCAAGGATGGTCATGTGAGCTCTTTGTCAGGAAACGTTTATAATGCAACTTTCAACAGCCCTTCTTTTGTACAGGTTACACTGGACGGAACTGCCAATCTTTCACGTCTGCTTTTCGGATACAAAAAGATGCGCAGATGGAAAGTGGATGCACACTTGGGTGGCGGTATCATTTATTACCACACTGACGTAGACTATACAAACGTTACCCGTGGCCTTACCGGCAGCTTCTCCACCAACTCGGATGCAAGCTCTAAAACAGCAGGTGAGTGGGAACGTAATGGTTCAACGTACACCCGTGAATGGGTTGTTCCAACCGGACTGACAGTTCACTACGAACTTTCTTCACGTTTTGATCTTGGTATTGATTACACGCACAACTTTGTGAATACCGAGAAAATGGATGCAACTGTGGGCGGATTGAGCGATTATACTACCCAGCAAGGCATCTGGACGTTTGCAAAGGGTGAATCTAAAAATGATGCTTACGGAATGCTGAACCTGGCACTGACTTACAAGCTGGGTAAAAATGCAGTACGTGCCAAAGGTGGAAAATATGACGCTGCTGCCGGCCGCTACCACCTGCGCTGGACTAATCCTCAGTCACTAATTCCGGTTCCTTACAATCCTACAATGAACGATGCGGATTCTATCGCGAAGGCTAATATGCCCAAGCCGGTTGATCCACGCCTTTATACTGACTCTGATGGTGACAGCGTAGCCGATTTGTTTGACAAAGAGCCTAACACTCCTGCTGGAAGTGTAGTATCAGGTGGTGGTGTAGCTATGGATCTGGATAAGATCATCCGCGACGCAATCAAAAACAATCTGCCTAAAGACGAGTGCGAAGCATTGTTCAGCAACATCGAATTCGATACGGATAAAGCGATCATCCGCAATCCTTCAAAAGAGACATTGAGCAAGGTTGTGGAACTTCTGAACATGCGTACCAACTGCCGCATTGTACTGGTAGGACACACGGATGCACGTGCTTCTGACAACTACAACGTAGGGCTATCACGCCGCAGGGTTGACGCTGCCAAGAGATTCATTATCCGTGCAGGCTTGCAGGATCCTAGCCGTATTCTTACAGAATATTACGGTGAATATCGCCCGATCGCTGAGAATACAACAGTGGAAGGTTTGCAGTCTAACCGTCGTGTAGAGATCAAAATCCTGCCGATGAACACGATCCGCTCTACTTATCCTGCTGGTTTCCGCAGATAG
- a CDS encoding 30S ribosomal protein S16 produces MAVKIRLARRGRKKKAIYDIVVADARAPRDGRFIEKLGIYNPNSNPASIVLESSKAVDWLLKGAQPTDTAKSILQHEGVMLRKHLQVGVNKGAITQEVADARFEEWKGSKTDRKTTAADTLAQKKDAEKQAKLDAERKVSQSRAEAIAKKNTPPAEEVAEPETEVSAEGADETTTAATEESAE; encoded by the coding sequence ATGGCAGTTAAAATCAGGTTAGCGCGTCGTGGACGCAAAAAGAAAGCGATTTACGATATCGTTGTCGCAGATGCCAGAGCACCACGTGATGGTCGCTTTATTGAGAAACTGGGTATTTACAACCCGAATTCAAATCCTGCTTCCATCGTACTGGAATCAAGCAAAGCTGTGGATTGGCTTCTAAAAGGAGCTCAGCCTACGGATACAGCGAAGTCGATTCTTCAGCATGAAGGAGTAATGCTCCGCAAGCACCTTCAGGTGGGAGTAAACAAAGGAGCTATTACGCAGGAAGTTGCTGACGCTCGCTTTGAAGAGTGGAAAGGCTCTAAAACTGACCGTAAAACTACTGCAGCGGATACATTGGCTCAGAAGAAAGATGCTGAAAAACAAGCCAAACTGGACGCTGAACGTAAAGTTAGCCAGTCGCGTGCAGAAGCAATCGCCAAGAAAAATACGCCTCCTGCTGAGGAAGTTGCTGAGCCGGAAACGGAAGTTAGCGCCGAAGGTGCCGACGAAACAACAACAGCTGCAACCGAAGAATCGGCAGAATAA
- the trmD gene encoding tRNA (guanosine(37)-N1)-methyltransferase TrmD, whose amino-acid sequence MRIDILSCVPSLLDSFFAHSILKRAQQAGFAEVVVHDIRDYSTNKHRTIDDYAFGGGAGMVLQIEPIAGCIRKLQQERSYDEIIYLTPDGELMQQGMVNRLSLKGNLMMICGHYKGVDQRVRDLFVTMEISIGDYVLSGGELAAAVLSDAIIRLLPGVLNDETSALTDSFQDDLLAPPVYTRPADFEGHKVPEILMSGHEAKIESWRHEQSVKRTRERRPDLLQ is encoded by the coding sequence ATGCGGATTGATATTCTATCATGCGTCCCGAGCTTACTCGATAGCTTTTTTGCGCATTCAATCCTGAAACGCGCTCAGCAGGCGGGCTTTGCCGAAGTGGTGGTTCATGACATAAGGGATTATTCCACTAACAAGCACCGTACGATTGACGATTACGCATTTGGCGGGGGAGCAGGTATGGTGCTGCAGATAGAGCCGATTGCAGGATGTATCAGAAAGTTGCAGCAGGAGAGGAGTTATGACGAGATCATTTATCTTACTCCCGACGGTGAGCTGATGCAGCAGGGCATGGTTAACAGGCTTTCCCTGAAAGGTAACCTGATGATGATCTGCGGGCATTACAAAGGTGTGGACCAGCGTGTGCGTGATCTTTTTGTAACCATGGAAATAAGCATTGGGGACTATGTACTCTCCGGAGGTGAACTTGCCGCTGCAGTACTTTCCGATGCAATAATCCGCCTGCTGCCGGGTGTACTAAATGATGAAACGTCGGCATTAACGGATTCTTTTCAGGACGACCTGCTGGCACCGCCTGTTTACACCAGACCGGCAGATTTTGAAGGTCACAAGGTTCCGGAAATTTTAATGTCCGGGCATGAAGCTAAAATTGAATCCTGGCGGCATGAGCAATCTGTAAAAAGAACCCGTGAACGCCGCCCGGATTTACTGCAGTAG
- a CDS encoding 1-aminocyclopropane-1-carboxylate deaminase/D-cysteine desulfhydrase, with the protein MDLTGSSLPTPLQELSNELTRNAGIRLYIKRDDLIHPYVSGNKWRKLKYSLLAARESGATTLLTFGGAFSNHLYAVAAAGAALEFETIGMVRGEDYALNETHTLQFCRERGMKLHFISREKYRLRTSANFLSELETQFDKPFIIPEGGTSDLALKGVGEMVEEVKNQLGFQPDYFAVAAGTGGTAAGIMAAHADVLAFSALKGGGFLQKDITKLLTDVPDYGRLTFYTDYHFGGYARWNEHLLAFMDKFKEENQIQLEQVYTAKMFYGLFDLIEKGNLTNATIVAVHTGGLQGLLRR; encoded by the coding sequence GTGGACTTAACAGGTTCCTCCCTGCCGACGCCCCTGCAGGAGCTCTCAAATGAACTAACCCGGAATGCAGGTATACGCCTGTACATCAAGCGCGACGACCTCATTCATCCGTATGTTTCCGGCAATAAGTGGCGTAAACTTAAGTACAGCCTTCTCGCAGCACGGGAGTCAGGTGCCACCACACTGCTGACATTCGGTGGTGCTTTTTCAAATCATTTGTATGCAGTAGCTGCCGCCGGAGCTGCACTGGAGTTTGAAACGATCGGAATGGTACGGGGAGAAGACTATGCATTGAACGAAACGCACACACTGCAGTTTTGCCGGGAGCGGGGGATGAAACTCCATTTTATTTCGCGTGAGAAATACAGGCTGCGTACCAGCGCCAACTTCCTTTCTGAGCTTGAAACACAGTTTGACAAGCCCTTTATCATTCCCGAGGGCGGTACGTCAGATCTGGCGTTGAAGGGGGTAGGGGAAATGGTAGAAGAGGTGAAAAATCAGCTGGGTTTCCAGCCCGACTACTTCGCCGTGGCGGCCGGTACCGGTGGTACAGCAGCCGGGATCATGGCAGCGCATGCAGATGTGCTTGCTTTTTCTGCGTTAAAGGGTGGCGGTTTTTTACAAAAAGATATTACAAAGCTGCTCACCGATGTGCCTGATTATGGCAGGCTAACCTTTTATACAGATTACCATTTTGGCGGCTATGCCCGGTGGAATGAACACCTGCTTGCATTTATGGACAAGTTCAAAGAAGAAAATCAGATCCAGCTTGAACAGGTGTACACTGCAAAAATGTTCTACGGGCTTTTTGATCTTATTGAAAAAGGAAATCTCACCAATGCTACCATTGTAGCGGTACATACCGGAGGTTTGCAGGGCTTGCTCAGGAGATAA
- the rimM gene encoding ribosome maturation factor RimM (Essential for efficient processing of 16S rRNA), with translation MKQDNCYLLGYILRTHGVSGNVVIYLDVDYPEEYEGLESVYVEVKGELVPYFIDDLNIQKQSNAIVAFEDVDTIEKAQALVGNSLYLPLDELAELEGDQFYYHEIKGYQVVDETRGELGIVREVYSLNGQDLIAMDYQGSEVLIPTADDIVLRADKQQQKLIVNLPEGLLEVYLDNESDNTPDDAD, from the coding sequence GTGAAACAGGATAATTGTTATTTGCTCGGCTACATTCTCCGTACACACGGTGTCAGCGGTAATGTGGTCATTTACCTTGACGTGGACTATCCGGAGGAATACGAAGGCCTCGAATCCGTGTATGTGGAGGTAAAAGGGGAGTTGGTGCCTTATTTTATTGACGACCTTAATATTCAGAAACAGAGCAATGCTATCGTAGCATTTGAAGATGTTGATACCATTGAAAAAGCGCAGGCATTGGTAGGTAACTCACTTTACCTGCCGCTGGATGAGCTTGCAGAACTCGAAGGTGACCAATTTTATTATCATGAGATTAAAGGGTACCAGGTTGTGGACGAAACCCGGGGAGAACTTGGGATTGTACGCGAGGTATATTCCCTGAATGGCCAAGATCTTATCGCTATGGATTACCAGGGTTCGGAAGTGCTTATACCGACTGCTGACGATATCGTGCTCAGGGCTGACAAGCAGCAACAGAAGCTGATCGTTAATCTTCCCGAAGGTCTGCTGGAAGTATATCTGGACAATGAATCTGACAACACTCCCGACGATGCGGATTGA